The DNA window TGCCTGCAGTTGTCCCCAGCTACTCATTGACTGCGCCTGCTCGCGCGCCCATAGGTCTTTCCGTTTGTCCCTAAGCCCTCGCCTCAATCATTTTACCTTCGTTCATGATCGAGCGCAGGGACCTCTACCTCTTACCGTGGGGGCCCGCTGCCCCCGCGGCGTCATGGGCGGCCGTCAAGCCCAACGGCATGGGGCCCCCATCTAAGGCCCTCATCACTCTATCGCCCTCACCCTTGGGGCATCGCACCCATGGGTGAGGGGTCCTTCGTGGTATCTGCTACAGACAGACGAATATAGAAGGGTTTCCATTAATATGAAAAAGAACTCAGCCCTGCCCAGAGGGAGACACGCATAAGCTCGTTGAAAACAAGGGCTTCGTGAAAGCCTGGCACAGGGGCTTTTTGCTGCACGCGCTGATTAACAGGGGGCCCCACTTGCTCACCGACGACCTGAGGAGGATGGCCGACCCCATATGGGAGGAGATATTCAGGCACCCGTTCCTAGTTGAGCTCTACGCGGGGAGGCTGCCGCCCGAGAAGTTCAGGTACTACCTCCTGCAGGACTACAGCTACATTATAAACCTGACCAGGGCCCTGGCCCTTGCAGCTGCCAAGGCCCCAAGCCCTCAGCTAATGAAGGAGGCCCTAGCCCTGGCCCACAGCGAGATAACAGAGGAGATGGCCTCCTATGAGTCCCTCCTCATGGAGCTCGGCCTAAGCGTTGAGGAGGCCGCCAGGGGCGAGCCGAACAGCGTCAACGCTGGCTACTC is part of the Acidilobus sp. 7A genome and encodes:
- a CDS encoding TenA family protein, translating into MLTDDLRRMADPIWEEIFRHPFLVELYAGRLPPEKFRYYLLQDYSYIINLTRALALAAAKAPSPQLMKEALALAHSEITEEMASYESLLMELGLSVEEAARGEPNSVNAGYSSFMLSTCSLEGFYHCMAALLPCFWSYAEIAERHRAELESNPVPLYRRWASEYLTEGYRSLVSRLREVIDSSGLRADELWPYFRRASLYELEFWEAAYKGR